Part of the Pedobacter roseus genome is shown below.
GGTCTGTTTTTTAGATAAAATGAGCATTTTAGGTTTTAAAAGAACCGATTTACGGGCAATTTTTTCGGTAAAAACATCATCTTCCATAGATGACTTTATCCGGTAATAACTGGAATGGATTTCTTTAATCCCGCTCAAATATTTTTTTAAATCGATGGTAAAATCGCGTTTGTTTATGTTTGGTTTTTCATACGGAGTAAAGTTTAAACCATCATCAAACATGGCTGCATACGCGGTTGCATCTTTATTCTCTAAGGCCAGGTTTGCTTTTTGGTGTAGCTCGTTAATTGCTGAAATAATTAAATCGGTTTCCATGGCATGAAGTTAATGGTTTGTATCAGGGTTTTCAAATTTATGATGATTAGGGAGCTGATTTTCCACAAATGTTAGAATGTGAAACTGCTTGTTTTGTATTGAGTATAATTATTTTTAGGTTTTGGAAATGAAAGGGTAGCGTTTCACAGGTGCTGTAGTCCCGCCATCCGCTTTATCCCGATTGGAAAAAATCGGGATGCACGCTTTTTTCGGGTTTAGTTAACAGCGGTTTGGCTTTCCTGCACTGGCCCAGGTTAAATAAACCTGATTGGACGGACGCCAATTTCCTTCAAATTGGCTGGAGGGAAAGCAGGGCTGAAAATGCCAAAAGCACAGAACCACTCATTTCCTATTAATCATAAAATATTTTTCATATTCTGGAAACGAAAAGGCAGCATTTGATATTAGCGATATACATCATCTCTAAGCACAACAACCACAGCTGATTCTAATCTTAATACTAGTTTAACATATTTCTAAACTTTTTTTCTACCTTGATGCAACGTTTTAAAATCCCCCATGTCTTATAATCAGAATATTCGAAATTTTGGAAGCCGTATACATCGATAAAAACCTGGAACTCGTAAAAAAATGCATGCAGGGCAGCCGCGCAGCACAGTTTGAATTGTACAAGCTGTATGCAAAGGCCATGTATAATGTGGCACTGCGCATTTTAAATTATGAGGAAGAGGCTGAAGATGTTTTACAGGAAGCATTTTTGGATGCTTTTACCAGAATTGTTGATTTTAGGCAGGAAACCACCTTCGGGCTTTGGCTAAAGCAGATTGTGATTAATAAATCCATCAATTACCTGCGTAAACGCAAGATGGAATTTGTAAGTACGGATGAAATATCGGAAGTATCGGACGAAGATAGTTTTGATGACAGTGAGATGCGGTTGCAGGCCGATGAAATAAGACAGGCCATTACCCAATTGCCAGATGGTTACAGGGTAGTATTGAGTTTATACCTTTTAGAGGGTTACGACCATGAAGAGATTGCACACATTTTAAAAATAAGTGAAAACACCAGTCGTACACAGTACATGAGGGCAAAAAAGAAATTAAAAAGTATTTTAGAACAGAAAGGGATGAGAGATGAATAATAGATTAGAAACCTTTGTAAAGGATAACCGCAAGGCTTTTGATATTATGGAGCCATCAGCGGGGCTTTGGGCAAAAATTGAACAGGAATTAGACACAAAAAAGAAAAAAAAACCTGTAAAGCTCTACTTATGGATGAGTGCAGCAGCAGCCATCGTAGTGGTTTTCGGTTTAGTTTGGCTGTACGCCGGAAGGTTACAAAACAAAGATTTAGAAATAGCCGACGTTAGTGCTTCTTATGCAAAAAAAGAAGTCCACTTTGCGGGATTGATTACCGAAAAAAGAGACAGTTTGGCCATTTTTGCCTCGGCAAACCCTGAATTGTACAAAAAATTTACTGCCGACCTGAGAAAACTTGATGAAGATTATGAAAGGTTAAAAGCAGAGCTGCCAACCTCGCCCAACCAAACTTTTGTGGTAAAGGCCATGGTTAAAAACCGCGAAATACAGCTACAGTTATTAAAGCAACAATTATTAATTATTAACCAGGTTGACGATTATAAAAGGGTTAACCAGATTTAAGTTTAAAGCAGCAAAAGCGAAATTAAATAATGGCAGAATCAGTTTTGATACCCGATTCGCGCTACTTGATACCAGGAGGATACGCTCACCACATTTACATTTCTTATTACCAGCCGGCAGGTTTTAAGCCATTAAATGTTTAACAATTAACAACATGAAAACAATAAAAATATTTCTGGCCTTTATGGCTTTAATCGCCGTAGAAACCAATGCGCAAGAAATTGCGCTAAATAGTCCAGCTGAAAAAGCAGTTGCAGAAGCTTCTGCTCAACCTACTTCATTGGCAATGGTCAGCTATTCCAAATCAACACAAACAGGAAGCGACGCTGAACGTTCTAAGTCTTATAGCAAGAGTTTTAGTGTAGACAATAACGATAAGGTTAATTTAAACAACCAATACGGATCAATCACCATTAAAACCTGGGATAGGAAAGAAGTAAAGGTTGATGTAGATATTAAAGTTTACAGCAATTCGGATAGCGATGTACAAAGGTTGATTGACGGTGTGAATATCGACGCCACTAAAAATGGAGATGTAGTTTCTGTTAAAACCAACATGGGCGATAGGAACGGACGTTATGGCCGCAGTGTTAAAAACGGGGTAACCACCTGGAGAAGAGAAATTAAAGTAATTTATACGGTATACATGCCTGCAGTAAATCCCCTAACCGTTTCTCAACAGTATGGCAATGTAGAAATGGGCAACTTTGCTGGCCCAACTTCTTTAAAAGTAGAGTATGGAAATCTGGTTGCAGGTAATCTAAGCAATACCAACAACTACATTAATGTACAGTATGGTAAATGTGATATTCAAGACCTTAATGCAGCCGTAGTAAAACACGAATATAATGGTCCGGTTACAATTGGGGCTGTTGGCACTTTAGAGCTTGATGCAGAATATGTTGCGGTAAACATTAATACGATTAGAAAATCAGCCGATATTAAAGTGCAGTATGGTAAGGGTTTAACCATTGGTACTATTGGCGGCAACTTACTTTTAAATTCGGAATATGCAAAAGTAAACATCAATACCGTTAGGGGAAATACGGTTGCCAAGCAAGCTTATGGCGACTTAAATATTGCTTCAGCCGGTAAAATTGCGGTAAATGCAGAATATTCTAATGTTACTTTAGGCACCTTAAATGGTGATGCGAATATCAATATGGATTACAACCGGCTAAGTGTAAACGAAATTACACCATCCTGCAGAAATTTCAGCTTCGGTGGAGAATATGTAGGTGTAAGCCTTGGTTTTGCAGATCGATATAATGGAACTTTTAATGTTTCTACCTCTTATGCTGGCTTTAAATATGGCTCAAACGTAACATCGACCACTGTAAGCAAGGATGATGAAACCAAAAAATATTCGGGCAAGATTGGTAGCGGAGGAGCTTCAACGGTGTCGGTTAAAACCGAATATGGAGCCGTTACCTTTAAATAAGCGTTTTCAAACCAAACAAATTATAAAGTCCTGCCGTATTGGTAGGACTTTTTTTATATTTATTGCAGATGAAAATTTACCTTATTATTCTGCTTTCTGTTTTTGCTTTACCGGTATTGGCCCAAGAGGCACAAGTTAAGTGGGCCACACAGGAAACCTTTTTCGAAGATTTAGCAGGCAAAGAGCTGCCGGATTTTAAAGGTTTAACCGTTAACAAAAAAGCATTCAGCAGTGCTGATTTAAAAAATCAGGTAACAGTGATTAACTTTTGGTTCGAAAAATGCCCACCGTGTATTGCCGAAATGCCAGAATTAAATAAACTACAAATAAAATATGGCAAAAATGGTGTAAGGTTTATAGGCATTACACACGATCTCCCTGCAAACGCTAAACTTTTTCAGAAAAAGAGTGGCTACAAATATGAGATTGTATCGTTGAGCAAGGATGAAATCCGCAGGTTAAACATCAATCACGGTTTTCCATCGAATATTTTGGTTGGCAAGGATGGAAAAATCATTTATGCTACGGCCAATATTTCGTTTACAGATCCTCAGTTTAAAGCGAAATCGGTCCTTTTTGAAGAAAAATTAAAGGCTGAGTTAGGGATTTGATAGGTTTTAATGGCCCGTGAGGACACAGGCCATGGATCAGGACAAATATCCTTACCAATTTATTGATATAATACAATTGGTTTACCCCAAAGCCGTTCTGACCGCGATTATTGTAATCTTTAAAGGTAAGAAAACAGCAAAAGCTTAAAGTACGTATTCTTCATTTATGGGCTTAACAGGCTCGGGAATATCATCTTCTTCCAACATCTGTAAAAGATTGATTTCGATAGTCCTGGTGATCTGGTTAAGCGGAACACCTGCCGAATTATTTTCGAAAGGATTAACCAAACTCATTCCATTAATCTGTGTAGATACAAAAACGAAACCGATCAGCCAGCCCAAAAATATGGCTGCAGGTCCGGCATCCTGACTGATTACAAGGGTAAAAGTAACCACAAACAGCCAGATAAACACCTTGGTTAAATAAGTATAGGTTGTTGGAAATATCGTGTTTTTAATCCGCTCACTCATCCCCATCGAATCAGAAAAACGGGTCAGCATTTCGTTAATTTCTATAAAGCGGAAACCATCGATTTTATTTGCCTTTGCTAACTTCTGCAGATCACGCGATTGGATGTTAAGCAGGGCATTGTGAGCATTGTTGTGTTTTTTAATTTCATTTAAATCGGCCTCCGTCAGGTATTTGGTATAAATTTCATCAACCGTGTTTCTTAAATTGGCTTTTAGCGCATATAAAAAAGCAATATGCCTGTACACCATGCGTTTCACACTTTCTTCATCCTCATCAACATAATTAATCAAAGCGCGCGCATAAGAGCGTGAATCGTTTACAAGTGCACCCCATACTTTCCGTGCTTCCCACCACCTATCGTAAGCCTGGTTATTGTTAAAACCGATAAAAAAGGCAATGGCTGTACCTAAAACGGTTGGAATAATGGATGGAATGGAGAAATGATGGGCGATTAAATACTCACGAACAAGGTACGCTGCCGTACAAGAAGCGATCATAATCAGATCAACATGCCATGTATTTCTTAAAATTCTACTTAACCTGATATTTTGTATTAAAAGCATATATTTTTTTGAGGAACAAATTCTTACGGTTGAAAATACAAAACTAAAGCCGAAATGTTTTACAATGTAACAAATTAAATGACAGACAGTACAGGTTGCCGATTGTTATGCAAATGTTTATCTTGGAGAACCAAATATTCTTTTTTCTTATGAGCGAAACGTTACCCAAGAACAACATTTTTAAAGTTATTGGTGCTTCATCACTGGGCACACTGATAGAATGGTATGATTTTTACATTTTCGGTAGCCTCGCGGTCATCATTGGCCATCAGTTATTTCCTGAAGATGCTGGTGCTTCTGCTTTAATCAATACCCTGGCCATATTTGCTGCTGGCTTTATTGTACGTCCTTTCGGTGCTTTGGTTTTTGGCAGGTTGGGTGATTTGATCGGCCGGAAATACACTTTTTTACTCACTTTGGTACTCATGGGCGGATCGACATTTTTTATCGGTTTAATCCCATCTTATAAAAGTATTGGTTATGCAGCACCCATTTTAGTTTTAATATTAAGGTTGATCCAGGGCCTGGCTTTGGGTGGTGAATATGGGGGTGCGGCAACCTACGTTGCAGAACATGCACCAAAAAATAAACGCGGCTTTTTTACCAGCTGGATTCAGACGACAGCTACCTTAGGGTTATTTCTTTCCTTAGGAATTATCGTCATCACCAAGAATATTTTAGGTACCGAAACTTTTGGCGATTGGGGCTGGCGGATTCCCTTTCTGTTATCGATTGTACTGGTAGTGGTTTCGATTTATATCCGCATGAAGATGCACGAATCACCCATGTTTTCAAAATTGAAAGCGGAAGGAAATGTTTCTAAAAATCCGTTAAAGGAAAGTTTTAACAATAAGGCGAATTTTAAAATGGTGCTTTTGGCGCTCTTTGGCGCCACCATGGGACAGGGAGTGATCTGGTACACGGGCCAGTTTTATGCCCAATCTTTTTTAGAGAATACCTGCAAACTGGATTTTAACGATTCGAGGTATATTTTGCTCTGGGGTATTGCCTTTGCCACACCATTTTTCGTGGTTTTTGGGGCATGGAGCGACAAAGTAGGTAGAAAATGGATTATGTTGAGCGGAATGTTGCTGGGAATCCTTTTTTACCGCCCTATTTATCAAATATTTTTGAATGATACAGATTATACAAAAATTGAACAGGCCGATATTTTATCAGCAACACCTGCGCCGGTAAGCGCTGTTTTAATTGCAGATTCACAGGATAGCTTAAGAACAACATCCGTTAAGGTATTATTGAAAAACGGCGCATCATTCAACAAGGTTCAGGTAGATACGGTTTCTACAACAAAAGGTATTCTTTTGGGTAAAGAGGTGATCAAAGATAAAGTTTTGGCTACACCGGTTTTCTGGAAATTTGTGGGATTAATCTTCTTCCAGATTTTATTGGTAACGATGGTTTATGGGCCAATCGCGGCTTTTCTTGTTGAATTGTTTCCAACCAAAATCAGGTACACTTCCATGTCGCTGCCATACCACATCGGGAACGGTGTTTTTGGTGGACTTGTTCCATTTATCGCGACCTTAATTGCCAGTTTTTCGGGTTCTACGCCATTATCAGGTTTATGGTATCCGATAGGCATTGCAGCGCTTAGCTTAATTATAGGAACCATTTATTTATCGAATAAAAGAGACGAAAGCATTAACGATTAATACAAAAAGGATGAATACGTTAAAGAAATTTTTAGGCTTGGTTTGGATGGTTTTAGGTCCATTAACCATGACTTTCCTGTTTTTACAGGCGATTGATAAAGTGGGTTTAACGCACACTGATATTGAACGCACCAATACCATTCTGCAATGGGGAATTATCCTGTTTATTTTTCTGCCAATTAGCTTAGGACTGATGATTTTCGGTTTTTATGCCTGGAAAGGGGAATACGACCGATTGCCGGAAAACTCGGAAGATATCTAGTTGTTTTTGACCAAAAGATAAGTTTTTAGTTTGCAATTTTCAGTTGACGGCATTAAAGGTCCTGAACTATAATGTCCGTGTAAATCCGTGTTTCCGTGGCTAAAATTATAAATTATTGGTCTGTGAGACACAGACGAAGGCATCGGACCAAGGATTGTGGGATCAGTTTCTGATCCATGCTAACCAATGAACGAATGACAAATGAACTACTGAACCACAAAGGCACGAAAGCACAAAGATCTTTCGACTCCGCTCAGACTGACATATCGCTACAAGACCCTTAACAACAGCCCTTTTAAATATTCTCCCTCCGGGAAAGAAATCCTAACCGGGTGATCTTCAGGCTGGCAGAACTGTTTAATGATCTGCACTTCTTTACCCGCATCAAGGGCCGCCCAGGCAATTATCTGTTTGAAAGTATCGATATCAACAGCTCCTGAACAAGAGAAAGTAGCCAATAAACCACCTTTTTCAAGCAATAACATGCCTAAACGGTTTAAATCTTTGTAGGCTCTGGCAGCGCGGTCTAATGCAGAACGTGATGGAGCGTATTTAGGTGGATCGAGCACAATTACATCAAATACTTCTCCTGAATCTTTAAATGCACGCAATTGTTTGTTCACATCCGATTGGATGGCTATTACTTTATTTACATCGTATTTATTTAGTGCTACATTTTGTTTGAGCGTTTCTAAGGCCAGGGCAGAACTATCAACACTGGTAACACTTGTTGCATCATTAGCTAAACTATTTAAACTAAAACCACCACTGTAACTAAAGCAGTCTAATACTTTTTTACCTTTTGTATAACTGGCTAAAATACTCCTGTTATCTCGCTGATCGCAGTAAAACCCTGATTTTTGTCCTTCTGCAATATTGATGTGGTAAATAATTCCGTTTTCTTTTACTTCTAAAAATTCTGGTGGATTTTCGCCCCAAAGGAGGCCGTTCTCGATGGGTAAACCTTCGTGGGTACGGGCAGTGGCGTCACTTTTATCGAATATGCCTTTAGGTTTTAATTCTGTTCTTAAAATGTCGACGATTTCCGTTTTTACTTTTTCGATCCCCGAGCTTAAAATCTGAAGCGAAAGGAAATCAGCATATTGATCAACAATTAAACCTGGTAGAAAATCGGCTTCACTAAAAACCAAGCGACAGGTATTGGTCTGTTCGCCTAATATAAACTGACGTGAAGCAATGGCTTGTTTTAAACGGTTCTGGTACCAATTGGTATCAATGGTTTGTGTTTCATCCCATTCTAACAAACGAACGGCCACACGCGAATTGCTGTTGAAATATCCATAAGCGAGAAATTCATGATCAAAAGCAAAAACTTTTACTACATCACCATCTTCAGGTTTTCCCTTAACTTTTTCCAGTGCGCCAGAAAATACCCATGGATGTCTTTGTAATGCCGCTTTTTCTTTGCCCTTTTTTAATGTGATTTCTACCATGATGCAAAGGTAATTAAAAGAGGGATAATGTTAAATGTAATATGGAGGATGTAAGATTTATGAGATTAGCGTTTGGCGACTAGCGTTTAATTATATGCTTAACGCAAACCGCCTACCGCTTTGCCATCTTCACCAGCTCCGTATCCAAAACTTTGGTTTCGAATTCGGTGATTGGCCTTTTGGCTTCGATCATTGAAATTAATAATTCGGTGGCTACCTGCCCCATTTCGAATGCCGGCTGTTTAACCGAAGTTAAGGACGGATTAAACAATTCGACAAGGTTGGAGTTTGTAAAACCTGCGATTGCGATTTTATGCGCCACCTCGGGATTGGTTTTTTTCAACGCCATAATGCAGCCCGTGGTTAAACGGTCGCTCGAAATAAAAATCCCATCGGGATTTAAGGGTAAAAGTTCTTTAACGGCCTGCTCCAGTTCTGCACTGTGCATGCCACCGTGCTGGCAATATTTAACCAGTTCGGGTTTAAATTCGATGTGGTATTTGGCCAGGGCTGCCTTGTAACCTTCCAGTCTTTCTTTCGTTATCGAAAGGTTTTCAGAATTGGTTAAGTGCGCAATGGTCCTCTTTCCCGACAAAATGAGGTGCTCTGTAGCATCAAAAGAGCCTTTAAAATTATTTGCAATGACTTTATGGGTTTCAAAATCTTTGGGCACGCGGTCAAAAAAAACAATTGGCAAGCCTTTGGCATATAAACTTCGCAGGTAATCGATATCCTGTGTTTCAGACGACAGCGCAATCAGCAAACCATCAATAGAACGTGATGCCAGATGCTCAACATTCAGTTTTTCCTGCTTATAAGATTCGTGACTTTGAGAGATAATGACATGGTAACCCTTATCGTAAGCAATTGATTCTATGCCATTTATCACCTGAGAAAAAAAGTTGTTGGCAATTTCGCTTACGATGATACCGATGGAATAACTGCGGCGTTCTTTTAGGCTCCGCGCAATGGGATTAGCACGGTAATTAACCTTTTCGGCATAAGCCAAAACCAGTTTTTTGGTTTCCTCACTAATTTCGTAACGGTCTCTTAAAGCCCTTGAAACTGTAGAAGTTGACAGTCCGAGTGCTTTAGCAATATCCTTTATGGTAGATGTTTCAAATCTCATTTTCGTAATGCGTACAAGTTACAAAAAATATCTCTTTAAGGGGATCGGATCAGCAACATTAATAAACGTCATATCGACGTTTTTGGGAACGTTTGCACACTTTTTTAGTTAAAAATGGTTTCAAACGGTTTTTAGTTTGTAAAATTGTTACATCAACGTAACCAAATATAAACAAACAATAACATCCCGAAATAGAATTTAATTCTACATGCAAGCGATTGCAGCATCTTAAAATAACCAAATCACTTCAAATAAATAATTTATGAGCAGAGTTCTACTCTTTTTAGCATTTTTCTCTTTTTTTGGATTATCTGTAGCACAGGCACAAACCAGGCAGGTTAGTGGAACTGTAAAAGATAAAACAGATGGGCAGCCTTTGGTAGGCGTTAGTGTGAACGTAAAAGATTCAAAAACAGGGGCTAGTACGGATGCAAACGGGGTTTACAAAATCAGTATTCCTGCGAAAGGCGCAGTAGTCACTTTTACTTATGTGGGTTACAAAACCAAAAATGTAACCATTACCGATCAAACTAAATTTGATATTAACTTAGAAGAAGACGCTAACACCCTGCAAGAGGTGACGGTGAACATCGGTTACGGCTCGGTGCGTAAAGAGGCTTTAACAGGTTCTGTTTCTTCAATTACCGGGAAAGATATCGACCAGTTTCCAGTAAGTACTGCCGCACAGGCATTGGCAGGTAAACTTGCCGGGGTTTCGGTTACCACAACGGAGGGTAGTCCGGGTGCCGAAATTGTAATAAAAGTACGTGGAGGGAGCTCCCTTACAGGAGATAATTCGCCACTTTACATTGTTGATGGGATCCAGGTTGAAAACGCCTTATCCATTTTATCACCGAACGAAATCCAATCCATCGATGTGTTAAAAGATGTTGCCTCTACTTCGATTTATGGTAGCCGAGGTGCCAATGGGGTGGTGATTATTACGACAAAAAGCGGTAAAAAAGGGAGACCGGTTGTCTCCTTTGATGCTTATGCAGGTGCGCGGCAGATAGTAAACGAGCTGGATGTAATGAACCCTTATGAGTTTATCAAATATCAATACGAGCTGTATAATAACAACACCAATCAGGATGTAAAAGATACTTTTACCAAGAAATACGGCACTTTTGAAGATCTTGACATCTACAAAAATATTCCAAATATCGATTGGCAGGATAAAGTTTTCGGCCGTCAGGCATGGAGCAATACTGAAGTTTTAAATCTATCGGGCGGTACTTCTAAAACCACTTATAATGTTTCTGTAAACAATACAAAAGAAGATGGCATTATGCTTAATTCTGGTTATAGAAGAACATTTGCTTCGATGCGTTTGGACCATAAATTTTCAGATAAATTCAGGGTAGGTTTAAATGCACGCTACAGCCGTCAACGTGTTGATGGTGTAGGCACAAGTTCTACAGGCTCGCAGGGTACCAACCGTTTAAGAAATTCGGTGCGTTACCAACCTTATTCGGGTGGAAGCGATTCTGGCGATCTTTTCGATGCAGATTATTTAACCACCGGATTAACCAACCCGATTACTTTGGCCAACCAGGAGCTGAAATACGATTACCGTAACGATTTAATTTCGAGCGGTTATGTACAATATTCGATCCTCAAAAACTTAACGATAAAGAGTACCGTTGGTTATAACAGAACCAGCAGACATACCAATACCTTTAACGGTCCGGTGAGCAATGTGGCCAGGAACAATGCAGGTTTGCCGGCCATCCAGCTGGATACGGTAGCCCAAAAATCGTTTATCAACACCAATACCATCAACTATAAACCAAACCTGGGTAAAGACCACAGTTTAGATTTATTGGTAGGACAGGAAATCAACATGGTTGATATCGATTCGAGAACAACTGTCCTTAAATTTTTACCCATCAATATCTCTCCCGATGATGCTTTTGTGAGCGGTGCCCCGGCAAATACCATTCAGGACAGGCCAACATCATTAATTTCGGGTACCAGACAGTTCTCGATTTTTGGAAGGGCATCTTATGGTTTTCAAAATAAATACCTGGCTACCGTCAACTTCAGAACAGATGCTTCATCATTATTTGCAGCAGGCAAACAATGGGGTTATTTTCCATCAGCACAGGTTGCCTGGAGGGTTACAGAAGAAAAATTTATCAAAGACATGCAGTTAACCTGGCTGGATAACTTTAAGGTGAGGTTTAGTTACGGTGCCGCCGGGAATAACCGCATTGGCCAGGATTTATTCAGAACCTTGTTTTACCTAAGCTCTACCACTGGTGGTTATGCCGATACAGATGGTGCCATTTCAACAGGATTGATTTCGGGTACAGCTACCGGAAACATTTTATCCAACCCAAACATTACCTGGGAAACCAATATTTCTAAAAACCTGGGTATTGATATCGATTTATTCAA
Proteins encoded:
- a CDS encoding RNA polymerase sigma factor gives rise to the protein MEAVYIDKNLELVKKCMQGSRAAQFELYKLYAKAMYNVALRILNYEEEAEDVLQEAFLDAFTRIVDFRQETTFGLWLKQIVINKSINYLRKRKMEFVSTDEISEVSDEDSFDDSEMRLQADEIRQAITQLPDGYRVVLSLYLLEGYDHEEIAHILKISENTSRTQYMRAKKKLKSILEQKGMRDE
- a CDS encoding TlpA family protein disulfide reductase; its protein translation is MKIYLIILLSVFALPVLAQEAQVKWATQETFFEDLAGKELPDFKGLTVNKKAFSSADLKNQVTVINFWFEKCPPCIAEMPELNKLQIKYGKNGVRFIGITHDLPANAKLFQKKSGYKYEIVSLSKDEIRRLNINHGFPSNILVGKDGKIIYATANISFTDPQFKAKSVLFEEKLKAELGI
- a CDS encoding bestrophin family protein, producing the protein MLLIQNIRLSRILRNTWHVDLIMIASCTAAYLVREYLIAHHFSIPSIIPTVLGTAIAFFIGFNNNQAYDRWWEARKVWGALVNDSRSYARALINYVDEDEESVKRMVYRHIAFLYALKANLRNTVDEIYTKYLTEADLNEIKKHNNAHNALLNIQSRDLQKLAKANKIDGFRFIEINEMLTRFSDSMGMSERIKNTIFPTTYTYLTKVFIWLFVVTFTLVISQDAGPAAIFLGWLIGFVFVSTQINGMSLVNPFENNSAGVPLNQITRTIEINLLQMLEEDDIPEPVKPINEEYVL
- a CDS encoding MFS transporter; translation: MSETLPKNNIFKVIGASSLGTLIEWYDFYIFGSLAVIIGHQLFPEDAGASALINTLAIFAAGFIVRPFGALVFGRLGDLIGRKYTFLLTLVLMGGSTFFIGLIPSYKSIGYAAPILVLILRLIQGLALGGEYGGAATYVAEHAPKNKRGFFTSWIQTTATLGLFLSLGIIVITKNILGTETFGDWGWRIPFLLSIVLVVVSIYIRMKMHESPMFSKLKAEGNVSKNPLKESFNNKANFKMVLLALFGATMGQGVIWYTGQFYAQSFLENTCKLDFNDSRYILLWGIAFATPFFVVFGAWSDKVGRKWIMLSGMLLGILFYRPIYQIFLNDTDYTKIEQADILSATPAPVSAVLIADSQDSLRTTSVKVLLKNGASFNKVQVDTVSTTKGILLGKEVIKDKVLATPVFWKFVGLIFFQILLVTMVYGPIAAFLVELFPTKIRYTSMSLPYHIGNGVFGGLVPFIATLIASFSGSTPLSGLWYPIGIAALSLIIGTIYLSNKRDESIND
- a CDS encoding DUF6814 family protein, coding for MNTLKKFLGLVWMVLGPLTMTFLFLQAIDKVGLTHTDIERTNTILQWGIILFIFLPISLGLMIFGFYAWKGEYDRLPENSEDI
- a CDS encoding class I SAM-dependent rRNA methyltransferase is translated as MVEITLKKGKEKAALQRHPWVFSGALEKVKGKPEDGDVVKVFAFDHEFLAYGYFNSNSRVAVRLLEWDETQTIDTNWYQNRLKQAIASRQFILGEQTNTCRLVFSEADFLPGLIVDQYADFLSLQILSSGIEKVKTEIVDILRTELKPKGIFDKSDATARTHEGLPIENGLLWGENPPEFLEVKENGIIYHINIAEGQKSGFYCDQRDNRSILASYTKGKKVLDCFSYSGGFSLNSLANDATSVTSVDSSALALETLKQNVALNKYDVNKVIAIQSDVNKQLRAFKDSGEVFDVIVLDPPKYAPSRSALDRAARAYKDLNRLGMLLLEKGGLLATFSCSGAVDIDTFKQIIAWAALDAGKEVQIIKQFCQPEDHPVRISFPEGEYLKGLLLRVL
- a CDS encoding LacI family DNA-binding transcriptional regulator, translated to MRFETSTIKDIAKALGLSTSTVSRALRDRYEISEETKKLVLAYAEKVNYRANPIARSLKERRSYSIGIIVSEIANNFFSQVINGIESIAYDKGYHVIISQSHESYKQEKLNVEHLASRSIDGLLIALSSETQDIDYLRSLYAKGLPIVFFDRVPKDFETHKVIANNFKGSFDATEHLILSGKRTIAHLTNSENLSITKERLEGYKAALAKYHIEFKPELVKYCQHGGMHSAELEQAVKELLPLNPDGIFISSDRLTTGCIMALKKTNPEVAHKIAIAGFTNSNLVELFNPSLTSVKQPAFEMGQVATELLISMIEAKRPITEFETKVLDTELVKMAKR
- a CDS encoding SusC/RagA family TonB-linked outer membrane protein, encoding MSRVLLFLAFFSFFGLSVAQAQTRQVSGTVKDKTDGQPLVGVSVNVKDSKTGASTDANGVYKISIPAKGAVVTFTYVGYKTKNVTITDQTKFDINLEEDANTLQEVTVNIGYGSVRKEALTGSVSSITGKDIDQFPVSTAAQALAGKLAGVSVTTTEGSPGAEIVIKVRGGSSLTGDNSPLYIVDGIQVENALSILSPNEIQSIDVLKDVASTSIYGSRGANGVVIITTKSGKKGRPVVSFDAYAGARQIVNELDVMNPYEFIKYQYELYNNNTNQDVKDTFTKKYGTFEDLDIYKNIPNIDWQDKVFGRQAWSNTEVLNLSGGTSKTTYNVSVNNTKEDGIMLNSGYRRTFASMRLDHKFSDKFRVGLNARYSRQRVDGVGTSSTGSQGTNRLRNSVRYQPYSGGSDSGDLFDADYLTTGLTNPITLANQELKYDYRNDLISSGYVQYSILKNLTIKSTVGYNRTSRHTNTFNGPVSNVARNNAGLPAIQLDTVAQKSFINTNTINYKPNLGKDHSLDLLVGQEINMVDIDSRTTVLKFLPINISPDDAFVSGAPANTIQDRPTSLISGTRQFSIFGRASYGFQNKYLATVNFRTDASSLFAAGKQWGYFPSAQVAWRVTEEKFIKDMQLTWLDNFKVRFSYGAAGNNRIGQDLFRTLFYLSSTTGGYADTDGAISTGLISGTATGNILSNPNITWETNISKNLGIDIDLFKNKLSLNLDYYDNRTKNLLLNANVPQTTGYATQQQNVGKTQNTGFELQLNYQAVKTRNFSYNTSFNISFNKNKIVELQNGVNSYITQSGWVNSLGDFKVEVGKPVGQFYGFISDGRYTVDDFTYVQNATTGVYTYTLKPTVANSRVLLGNRDPQPGDMKVQKLSSSSSMMIGDDDRTVLGTAQPKFTGGFNNQFAYKNFDLTVFLNFSYGSKVYNANKLEFTSQYNVKDNNLLAVMNDRWQNFDANGVKVTDPAVLTAMNANTTLWTPTTGNYALTSYAIENGSFLRISNVTLGYSLPQSLIKKTGFISKLRVYGTVNNLYTITGYTGYDPEANTRRSNPLTPGIDYAAYPRSRYILAGINMVF